One part of the Mesomycoplasma conjunctivae genome encodes these proteins:
- a CDS encoding 3-keto-L-gulonate-6-phosphate decarboxylase UlaD produces MALPLLQIALDNLTIEEAIKSAKKAQKYIDVIEVGTILLASEGKKAITELKKAFPDKIIVADGKIADAGKIFGKMFFDEGADFTTAICACEVPTIKDLVELASSYKTKRCKEIQVEMTSNFTWEQVDDWYDAGATQVVWHRARDAQASGVKWSQKDIDIVAKLAQKGFKVTVTGGVEVADIKLFKDIPIYIFIAGRSIRDAKDPELAAKEFKDEFKKYWK; encoded by the coding sequence ATGGCATTACCATTACTACAAATTGCACTTGATAATTTAACTATTGAAGAGGCAATTAAAAGTGCAAAAAAAGCACAAAAATATATTGATGTAATCGAAGTTGGTACTATTTTATTAGCTTCTGAGGGCAAAAAAGCAATTACAGAGTTAAAAAAAGCTTTTCCTGATAAAATCATCGTTGCCGATGGAAAAATTGCAGATGCTGGCAAAATTTTTGGCAAAATGTTTTTTGATGAAGGTGCCGATTTTACTACTGCTATTTGTGCCTGTGAAGTTCCAACTATTAAAGATTTAGTCGAGCTTGCTAGTAGCTATAAAACTAAACGTTGCAAAGAAATTCAAGTAGAAATGACATCTAATTTTACTTGAGAACAAGTGGATGATTGATATGATGCTGGGGCAACCCAAGTTGTTTGACATAGAGCTCGCGACGCGCAAGCAAGTGGAGTAAAATGATCACAAAAAGATATTGACATTGTTGCAAAATTAGCTCAAAAAGGATTTAAAGTGACTGTGACTGGTGGAGTCGAAGTTGCTGATATTAAACTATTTAAAGACATTCCTATCTATATTTTTATAGCTGGAAGATCAATTCGTGATGCCAAAGACCCAGAATTAGCAGCAAAGGAATTCAAAGATGAGTTTAAAAAGTATTGAAAATAA